A window from Hemicordylus capensis ecotype Gifberg chromosome 2, rHemCap1.1.pri, whole genome shotgun sequence encodes these proteins:
- the LOC128344004 gene encoding uncharacterized protein LOC128344004: MSFDLVILHYQSDLDEANQQRSPEQPCPFSSLTLLHLQAHRHGIREQRWLNPEPGSLPANLTISTLPPAPFSVETLQRNQQETRGSGGGRVTITWVIHSFIHLAGRELVKRGGKACPPSSPTPLHLAGDQRLTCGLPAADGAQFKARSDWTRRRQSLGAFLKKEKKNRLEERKRKSAGACGRVKGGDHERLEEESQEGRMEKRGKEDSCTEQRTEDISGSLQPLHSLILFKFQIPLTSTCCLRIVFHQLFPSQTLH, translated from the exons ATGTCATTTGACCTTGTCATTCTGCATTATCAGTCTGATCTGGATGAGG CGAACCAGCAACGCTCTCCCGAGCAGCCTTGCCCCTTCTCCTCCCTGACTCTGCTGCACCTCCAAGCCCATCGACACGGCATTCGGGAGCAGAGATGGCTCAATCCGGAGCCAGGTTCACTACCTGCTAACTTGACGATATCAACtctccctcccgctcccttctCCGTAGAGACTCTGCAGAGAAACCAGCAAGAAACTCGGGGCTCTGGCGGAGGGCGGGTAACCATCACTtgggtcattcattcattcattcaccttgCTGGGAGGGAGCTGGTGAAGAGGGGAGGGAAAGCTTGCCCGCCTAGCTCGCCCACCCCTCTCCACCTGGCTGGAGATCAAAGGCTTACCTGTGGTCTTCCAGCGGCAGACGGAGCCCAGTTTAAAGCACGTAGCGACTGGACGAGGAGGCGTCAGAGTTTGGGTGCTttcttgaaaaaagaaaagaaaaatcgccttgaagaaaggaagaggaaatctGCAGGAGCGTGTGGACGGGTGAAGGGAGGAGATCATGAGAGGCTGGAAGAGGAAAGCCAGGAAGGACGGATGGAGAAGCGGGGAAAGGAAG attcctgtactgagcagaggACCGAAGACATCTCAGGCTCCTTACAACCTTTACATTCTCTGATTCTCTTTAAATTTCAAATACCATTAACAAGCACATGTTGCCTGAGAATTGTATTTCATCAATTGTTTCCAAGTCAGACCCTCCACTGA